In Cryptomeria japonica chromosome 1, Sugi_1.0, whole genome shotgun sequence, the sequence GTCAGAATCCATGGATTGCCTTCCtcaatcatatcagacagagatgtaAAGTTTCAAGGCCATTTTTGGTGAGCTCTTTGGAAGAAGTTAGGCACAAATCTTTCTTTCAGTTCTGCCTACCATCCTCAGATAGATGGGCAGACTGAAGTCGtaaataggtctcttggaaacctACTCAGATGTCTAACCAAGCAGTATGCACAAGCTTGGGATTCAATTCTTCCATAGGCAGAATTTGCATTTAATGATACTATTAACATGAGCACTGGAAAAACTCCTTTTCAGATCAACTATGGTATTCATCCTAGAGGGGTGATGGAGTTAAGAGAGCTACCAAATGATTTCAAAGCAAGTGCCCAAGGAGAAGATTTGGCAGAGTTTATCAAACAAGTGCATGAACAGGTGAAGGAGACTTTGAAATCTACTGCAGAGAAGTATAAGGTACATGCAGATCACATAAAAAGATATGTCAGTTTCAAAATAGGAGATCAAGTGTGGGCTTATTTGAACAAAGGAAGGTTGCCTAAAGGCAAGTAcaccaagttgcagatgaggaagattGGTCCTTGCCAAATCATCCATAAGTTTGGAGACAATGCATATGAAATCTCTCTGCCACCTAATCTTgctatatctcctatttttaatgtttgtgatctcacTCCATTCAGGAGTATTGCAGGAAGCTGATGATGAATAGCTTGAATGGATAAAGGACCTTCCACCTAGCCAACAACTCCATTTGGAGAAAGTGCTAGACACTAAAGTGGTAAAACAGACCAGGGAGAACACCTACAAGGAATATCTAGTCAAGTGGAGAGGTTTACCAAACTTGGATGCCACTTGGATGGATGAGCAGATAGTCCTCAAGCATGGCACCACATTGCAAGAGCTACTCTCAAGTAGGAACTTGAGTTCAAAGCAacagggggagtatggtgtaggagcaccccaacaatgaagccccttttccattttcatgtttgttgtaataaagatccatttctgtaagaccaattgtcaagttggtacacctataaaccacttggtcaaacttggtcaacggatctatggtagactaggaagagtcaaatttgtgtgtcttgtgtgcttagggttcatttggaaacctttggagtgcagaaaatgcataaatggtcgatagaccaaatgttgcaaaaagttgtaaaagttgcactATTGGCGTAACTTATCCCAATAGAGTCACCTTCTTGAAGAATTGTCATCGGGTATCAGTGTAACCCATTTGAGTACCACCCGATAACCTGATGGAGGGGTGACATTCCGAAGGAGTTTTCATTGGGTATCAATGTAGCTATTTTTTTCCACTCGCGATGACCCAATAGAGTAGCAAACTGAAGGAGTTGGCATCGGGGATCGGAAGTCGAGGATCCTGACTTACCCCGACAACCCAATAAGTTAGGACACTTGGAGTTTCGGCGTTGGCAATCGGAGAAGTTGTTTTGAAGTcatctcgatgacccgatggaaaagaAGACTTGTTTCCACTAGTTATCGGGCATCGACAAAGCAGTGTTTAAGTTATCCTGGAGAGCCAATGGAAAAGCACACCACCTTAAGAACGTTTAATCCCTCATCGGATGGAGATTTTTTGAGCTACTCCGAAGACCCAATAGGAACGCACCACTGGCAGAGTTTGTGATCAGACATCAGGAGCCCTATTTTTGAGTTAACCCGATGACCCGATAGAACTGCTTGATTGTAAAACTGGCCATCGAGCATTGGAGGTCATGTTTTCGACCTATGCCGATGACTCGATGGAAGTTGCCAACTACCAAAAAATGTAACCGAATAGGAATTCGGTCTCCCAACTCCTCCCAATGGCTAGTCCAATTTGGATTTTGGTTGAGGACATTGGTGGGGACCTATTTGAACAaatttgaatcatttccaagagagAGTGGATTGAATCAACGAATGTAATTGATCTTTTGGTGAGAACAAAAATACAGTTGCAAGTTTCACAGAACATCTTTTGGTGTTGAAAAATCAATAAGTTGCATTGATAGGACTTGGCATGGCATGAAGGTTTAGAATTGTGTAGTTCCATTTGTTTTCAATTGGCTTGGGGATTGGGTGGACACATTTGAGGCAGAAGTTCTTCTGCTCTAGTTTGGCAGTCAAGGTAAAGTGCAATCAGGGTTTCATCCAGCGatggctctaacttgagattcCTGCATTGGACCACAATGGCCATTTGGGGAGTTCAAGTTAGAGCAATGTACATTAGGACTCTGGTAGTTGCAGCCTGGAAAGTGTTAGCACTTAGGTCCCACACCATACCCTAGGCCAAGCATGCCCATGTGCTTGGTCTCAGAATTTAGAAAGTAGGAGTGCAGAAGGACTCCGAGAGTGGACTGAACCAATCCAAGGTTGGATTGTGTGTGCAGGAGAATCCTTAGACTTGAACCTAATTTTTATTTAGCCTTGTGAATTCATTTGCAGTTTGTTACTTCAGAACCAGACCTAGTTACCCCTATTTGGCCTGTTTGGCCAAGAGGAGTTCAGGGGTGTACAAAAGGAGTAGGAATCTATCCTTTTGGAATCTAAAAGTATGCCATAAAGGGTAATCAGATCTGAAGtttgttttcttcatcctttggaAGAGCTGAGGCTGTTTTGCAGAAAACGATGTTTGGAGGGCTACAAGCTAAATTCAGTCTGCTATGATAGTATAGTAGCACTTGGGTGTTGTGGGTCTAGGAGCTATTGGGGATCAACTTAGTTGATCAAAACAAGTCATTTCTAGGCTAGGGGAACCCTATCCACTCTCTAAACTGAAGGGTTCAAGTATTTCCACGTTTTGCTAATTTGGCTAGTTAGCCATTAGCCTTAGCATGCTAAGTAAGGTGACATTGCTCACTGGGTCATAGTGAACAAAAGGTTTGATCATTTGCAGAAGGTTAGAGTTAGGGATTAATTGTGCTTCCCCTACCGACCTATGCATCACTAACCCAACCCTTGCAATGATTTATAAGTATTCACATCACTTGAACCTAGTTTAGTTTGTTGCAACAATAGCATATCAATTGGTAATGATTTTAAATGGTGCATAGTCAAACACTAGTTGTTAGGGGTGTTTAGTCTCCTAAGATTCTAGGTGCTAATCTTCATTCTTCTCTAATGAAGGTCTTTCCTCCCTTAGACCACAATAGATTTTGGTTGATGGAGTAATAGCCTTTGAACATGACATGTTTGTCTCATGTCcatttgtagcgtcataaattgtacgcacttgctagggtggtacaatttcgcacctagtttagcacccgccttggcacattttgcattttgcattgcatttcccctttagcacttaattaattaaattaattaggtctaaggttctattttatcatcttccacatcataaagttgggccctttcattaaagtgtgcccctttcattttattcttcccatacatcatttaatcaaaaaccctaattaggtcctattttgaacttgggggcttgatttcggggtcaaaacatctcgaaatcacctgtaacttcgggattctctctaaaatcatcatatccgacgaccctgaaaatttggtgaaaagttgtcgggaccatggcgctcggagtgcacacggtcccggacatttttcccgaaattttaggagcgcgatccaatcataaaataaagcttaaccccaagaaattggtgggagattcaatctctaggtcggccaaaagttggaattaagacctagggtttcatatataagagctctctttcttcatttgaaaggatccgaattttggtgtcaaggaccttctatgcagcgaaagagcagatctttgaagacttcaacaacattcagcatccatttatcaagcattcatcaatttcattcatccatttagggctttgaaggcattgaagagcaataagggatcaccgactgaagattggcttttacgcctcccttggggttgggtatgatttcatgttgttttcatgtctttgcataagcttcattatatcatttgtattcatgctttagatcactttgcatcttgatttagagcatttacattatcatgtacaagcaattagggtttactttctaggttgctctagtttgcttacttgcattttaggatcttgcacacacacaaggtctgcacacacactacttttacaatacaacttggctattcgtggaggtggaaatcaccaaagtaggggtttgactaaggcaaaaccctatatagccgcccaccataccttttcagatataagtgcaggtttcgggattcggacgacgccgcaagttgcagatctgatggaagcaaacggagactgaacttcacaccaaattccagcccagaaagctaggacaggggcgtggggcgccttggtcctaccaggacaggggcactgggcgccctggtccttctgttagacaacaagtttcagcatttttccgacagcttttcaggttgcaaaacagcagtttcaggagcagaatcaggacagtggcgcccgtgccctcgtcctgaacattttcactcagattttaacttcgggtacacatctgcattcttgtcttgtccttgtgtttacaattttccattgtttaatcttaattctgcaatcttgttactagttcatacttacactttagggttaatagttgaacttgcatcattctatctatcatttgcaacaaaggaatagaaatcctaataggtagcccgtggctctctcttccacaaaaagaagtagccaattgtgtgatacctctaggctctttcgtattccacaagtgtgtgattgaaagtgaaattagggcatgtttgcttagtgtcactttttcccccacacaccatTATTTTTCCTTGAAGAAATGTTGGGCTTTAAAATCATTGAAGTTGATTGGTTGATACATCAATGATTAGTGATGTCCAAAGAGTCATCAACCTCATTCTTTGAGTCATACCTAGAATCAAGGTATTTGGCCTCTTGCATGGGGTCTATCTCATGGGAAGAAGGCCCTTTAAATGGAACATGTTTTATCTTTATGGTTCATAGGCTCATAAGCTTCAAAGGAGTAATCAACCATTAACTCGTTGGTGCTCAAAGTTGAGGGATGCTTGTCCATTTGGGGAGCATGAGAaagaaacctttactatcaaatcCATCTGAGAGGATGAAGGAAGGTTAAGAGAGGAGGGTTAGGGAATCACAAGCTTTGATTTAACAACCCATTTCTAGGCCCTCTTGGTGCTTGTGTTCCCTAAGCAATTAGGAGCAATATGATATTGAATTTTACACAAGGTGAAAAATTGCTTTCTTTCTTCAACCTCCATTGACTAAATCCATTCACgacatttaaaaactaggatgatGCTTTTAGGGATCATAAATGGAGAAAATGCAAATTAATGCATATATCATTGAATTACCATCAAGAATCTCttatttgatggaaatgcacattTCCAAGACCATTCCCAATATGTAAGAGCCCCTTTGATTGACCAATACTCCTCTTGTAAATTATCTGACTTAAGTGGGAGAAATGATCAAAGTGGAAGAAAGCATATCAAGGTTTGGATACCATTTGATCAAAATGGAAGAAAACATATGAAAGTTTGGACACTATTTCTAGATATAGAGACAAGTAATCTCCAACTACCAAAGGTCATTGTTGAGGACGACATTTTTTTCATATTCTTGCTCAAAAATTGCAACAAAGAAACTCTTGGGCAAGAATTTCAAAGAATGGGTGAGTTTTCGATTTTCATCAACCCAACAATGGATGCTATCATGCACATATTGGAAGCCTAAGAATTTCCCAATGATAGCATTAGCACCAAGGGTGGCTTTGTACCTCAATGTTTCCTCTCCACTAATTGAAGTCTTCACATTCTACTTGACCTTGTCATTGTTATCTAAAACTTCACCTACAAATGTCTTCTATTTCCAAATTAATGCATccctatttttttatgaaattcaaAAAATTACCTTTTTTCATGTACGAGGCCATTATTTTGTTCATCCACAttctataatattttattaaaatgaaaaaaatgtaATAATATAACAATTACTCATATCATAGAGGACATTGGCAAAAAATTCAATAAACTAGTTGCACAAAAAAAAACTTTGAGAACATTTGAACAAATTAGGGGAGAGGGCCCTATAGTGGAGATAGTGGTTGAACAAAATGGGAAATGGCTATGAAGGGAACTAAAACTCACTTTATGCAAGGACCCCTTGTATAAAGTGAGTTTTAGGTCCCTGAATAGCCACTTACAACAAGATGAGCCTTTTAGTGGAGTAATTAAATAGTCATGTCAATACTTATTCCCAAAAAGATCTCACTAAATCTAAAAAGGCGACCAATTTTGTGATGACACATAAATGCACCAATAAACATGACTTAGTGTATAAGTATCGGTCTTACTTTTTTTGGAAaccattttggacaccttgacaaaaagtaTGCTagtgtggcatcatatttgaccatatGAACTCGAAACCAAATTTTATAAGTAGAGGACTTGACAAATAAATTACTATTTGAAATACTTGTATAAAATTTTGAGACAAAAAAAatagtatacttatatttaaaaaatatatgtaaaatatgccgagagatcTTATAATAGAAAAGAATCATTTGTAAAGTCCTGCATGCATAAAAGcaatgacatatttcatgcatttacccgtcatttgcatgtcaaattgtttcaaaaatagatttttgtttagaGACATTTTAATGTCATTATAGATACCTCTCCACATAATTAAAATACTCCACTATAAACCCCCTCTCCCATGTAACTCTCGTTAAATTAAGAAGGGACCTAGAGATGCTGCTGTAAGCCTTTAAAACATTAAACACATGGTGAATGGCTTATCCATTATCGGACTATTAATAATTGCATAGATTATGATTTATCTTTCGTCACGGACATATATTTAAAGGGCAAATAAGGAACAAAATGACCAGATACTATTTCTCCAAATGCTGTACTTTATGGAGGCCTGCTAAACATTTTTTTTAGCAATTTAATTGTTGCCTCGTCTGAATGCTCAACAGTAAAGGACGTGTGCAAAGCTGTATTCAATGCGCATGGCTCAACATCTTAAACATTTGTGCAGTAATTCGTggctatcaaaaggaaaaagagtAATAATGAAAACGAGGAGAGTTGAGGAACTTCTGCAAAACCattttgatctttcttcttctatGACGGGTTTGCGCGGAATGTCTAATCTTCCTGAAAATGCTGTTTATGGAGGACCCCAGTCCCAATCCCCATGGAAAAGGATTACTTTAAACCACCTTACTGCTAAATACGAGAAAGGAAACCCAATCACAATGGTCACTGCATATGATTACCCCTCTGCAGTTCATGTGGACATAGCTGGCATCGACATCTGCCTAGTAGGAGATTCTGTGGGTGAGATATCTATACAATCAAATAGAAGTGAATAAAATTGCCCATATATGTAAGATGTTTGAAATCTTTTTGCTCAATGATTTTGTCCTTTCAGTATTATTAGTTATTGTAGTTTTACAGTACTTTCATAAAATAgctattttttaaattgaaaagctggCATTGCGTAACTGAAAACAGAAACAATTTCAGCTATTTTATTCCCAAGAAAAAGTGGGTTCTGGAGATCGCGCACCTCTATAATCCCCCCTGCATTGCTAGCACTATCAGAGTATCACTCAATAAACATCTATTTTACTTCGTCTAGTTGAAATTTTTCCTGCCACATCCATGGAGCATCATTTAGGCAACATTCCTCTTAACATCCACTAAATATCACGAAGATAGAGACCACATATTGTGGGCGTGCAATATATGATTTGCTGAAAGTCAATTCAACTGCTCTGTCAAGCAATTTACATTAAAGCAAAGAAAACACGAAGTATGGAAGGGAGGCAGAGTGGCACGCGTCAAGTATTTTAGGAGTAATTGAAAGTCAAATCCTCTTCAATACCACCAAGCTGCATTTAGACAGAAATCACCATTAAAGGTGCGGTAGTTACTCTTCCCAGTAGTCTGGTTCTAATCGAAAGTCAATTCCTTGGCCACAGACACCAAACCCCATCAAGATAGAGATCACTTGCATGGGGCTTACCCCGGGGGCGATACACTCAACTAACATGGGATTAATGAAAGAGGAGGCAGGCATGCcctccaactggtttagaattagTTGAGAGCCAATTCATCCACCATATACATCAAGACAGATTGAGACAGACCACAAAAAGTAGGAGTAGGCACAGCTCAGCCAGTCTAGTTATAATTGAAAACCAAACCTTCTACCACATCTACCAAACTGCATCAAGACATTGATACTTAAAGTCAGGTCAGGCATGTCCTCCAACTAGTTTATAATTAATTGAAAGCCAATTCCTCTGTTGCATCTACCAAGCTGCATTAAGTAAGCAATCATTTAAAGTGGGGCACCTAACTGTGAGAATTGAACCTGGATTACCTTTCTGATATTTGTTTTGGATTGGCTGGTGTCTTGTTTGAATAGGAATGGTGGTGCATGGACATGATACAACCTTGCCTGTCACATTGGAGGATATGCTGCTTCATTGTCGTGCAGTAGCTCGGGGTGCTTCCCGACCTCTCCTTGTTGGGGATTTGCCTTTTGGCAGCTATGAAGAAAGCAAAGAGCAGGTATTTGTTTACAGTATACTTATTTCTTGGAGTTAATTTTCATGGAGTTGATTTGTATTTCCTACAAAATTTAATCTAGGTAACACTACTATAGATTGATTTCAATACGAAACAAATGCATTAGCCTTGATGTTGAATGAAGCAGAATGTTTGTTTCTGTTTTGCAAACACTCCGGAGTCTGCAACGCCAAGGCCAATGCATTTACACCCACATGATTTGGTTACTTTAGAGTTGTAAGGTCTTATTTACATATTTAATCCAGGTGTATTTTCATCACCTGCTTATACATTTATTTATTAGTAAAGGTATGGAAAATATCATTCATAGTTGATTGTATGGCAGGCAGTTGCAAGTGCAGCTCGCATGTTGAAGGAGGGAGGAATGGATGCAATAAAGCTTGAAGGAGGCACACCGTCCAGGGTTACTGCAGCAAGAGCTATAGTTGAGGCAGGGATTGCAGTCATGGGACATGTGGGATTGACTCCTCAGGCAATAAGTGTTCTGGGTGGATTCAGGCCTCAGGGTAGAAATGTTGCTAGTGCAACAAAAGTAAGTTTCATGACATTGAGAATTCATCACAATATGGTTTATTCATGCCTCAGGGTAGAAACCTTTTGCTTGCAGGTTCTGGAAAGTGCATTGGCTTTGCAGGATGCAGGATGTTTTTCTATTGTACTTGAATGTGTGCCCTCTCCTGTGGCAGCAGCCGTCACTTCTTCTCTTCAAATCCCTACTATAGGGATTGGAGCTGGGGCTAATTGCAGTGGTCAGGTTGCttattttttatctctattttataatttctctctttctttcttctcgTTTATATTTTAATCAAGCTTCTTTTACTGAGAAAGGCTCTAATACATCAAAACATCATTACTGCAAACTTGTACATTGAAAATTCAGTTGTGAAGTATACACAAAAAGAATTGCATAATCTAGACACGTCTGTCATTACAATTTTTTATGTAGGGTGTGCTATCTGCCATTATTTGTCAGTTATGTTCATGTGGGGATATTATCAAGAAGCAGAATTTTATGGCTTCATGCACAAATCTGTCATTTCTCTGCCTGGTGACAAAACCACTCTGTTATTGTTTTGCAATATTTTGCAAGCTGGACAATGTGTTTTATTCTTGCTGAATACATACTATTTTTTAGTCTTAATCTTATATTTCATTGGTTTTGATATAATGCTTAGTTCTTCCAATGGCCATGCATTTCTTTGAGACCGAATTATCCAGTGTTAGTATTGCTTACTAGTTACTaatatataaatttgaaatttctttctcAAATGGAATATTCTTCCATATGGTTGGAACCATAGTAAGAAAATCTTTTGggaaaaaaatcagcaaaccaaaatATCAAGATCTTTTAACAGAACTGGGATATAATCAAGGAAACTTTGGATTttagaataaaattaaaaaatgcaaaaaaggggaagaaaacttttatattttaaaatttaaaattttaaaggcATTTCAATAGCATGGTatagagagaaaataaaataagagTTTGGCCCATGAATTGTGGAATATAGTTGATTACATTGTATTGCACAATGCATCTGACATAGTGCACAAATAATAACTAGATGGTGatagttttcaaattttcaattgcaATCTATTTTGTGCAAAGTCAGCCCACAAATTGAATATGA encodes:
- the LOC131073489 gene encoding 3-methyl-2-oxobutanoate hydroxymethyltransferase 1, mitochondrial, which produces MRMAQHLKHLCSNSWLSKGKRVIMKTRRVEELLQNHFDLSSSMTGLRGMSNLPENAVYGGPQSQSPWKRITLNHLTAKYEKGNPITMVTAYDYPSAVHVDIAGIDICLVGDSVGMVVHGHDTTLPVTLEDMLLHCRAVARGASRPLLVGDLPFGSYEESKEQAVASAARMLKEGGMDAIKLEGGTPSRVTAARAIVEAGIAVMGHVGLTPQAISVLGGFRPQGRNVASATKVLESALALQDAGCFSIVLECVPSPVAAAVTSSLQIPTIGIGAGANCSGQVLVYHDLLQMMQHPHHALVTPKFCKHYGKIGAAINEALSKYRDEVVSKKFPSAAYTPYTINQPDLEGFITELRTRGLNKAATAAAAASEDDNSDPPIATLLD